From Leptotrichia wadei, one genomic window encodes:
- the rnpA gene encoding ribonuclease P protein component — protein sequence MSINKIKKSKDFSLIYNKSKKMHTKYAIIFIRENNKQRFGFVASKKTGNAVQRNRIRRIFREFVRIHKDKFKENTDYVFVGKSILKDNLKNLKYKDIEKDIIKVIK from the coding sequence ATGTCTATTAACAAAATAAAGAAATCAAAGGATTTTTCATTAATATATAACAAATCAAAAAAAATGCATACAAAGTATGCTATTATTTTTATAAGAGAAAATAATAAACAGCGATTTGGCTTTGTAGCCAGCAAAAAAACTGGAAATGCAGTTCAAAGAAACAGAATAAGAAGAATTTTTAGGGAATTTGTGAGAATACATAAGGATAAATTTAAAGAGAATACTGATTATGTATTTGTTGGCAAGTCTATTTTGAAGGATAATTTAAAAAATTTAAAGTATAAGGATATAGAAAAGGATATTATC
- the rpmH gene encoding 50S ribosomal protein L34: MTKRTYQPNKRKRKKDHGFRKRMQNKSGRNVLKRRRAKGRAKLSA; encoded by the coding sequence ATGACTAAAAGAACATATCAACCAAATAAAAGAAAAAGAAAAAAAGATCATGGATTTAGAAAAAGAATGCAAAATAAAAGCGGAAGAAATGTTTTAAAGAGAAGAAGAGCTAAAGGAAGAGCTAAATTATCAGCATAA